The Sylvia atricapilla isolate bSylAtr1 chromosome 3, bSylAtr1.pri, whole genome shotgun sequence genome has a window encoding:
- the LOC136358908 gene encoding nuclear receptor subfamily 0 group B member 2-like, whose amino-acid sequence MLLPATGNSASMATKIPAEKFGKCQCETHPSKSILYQILHQEHASETKWHQQHCSPHCFSRSKGCPCLDRRRVVLRTPEATCRRASEVLLKTSTFIRNLPSFYHMPWEDQFVLIQQNWAPLFVLGIAQEGVDFDLREIPATSLLKKILLNQSSRAMNELGSSSAGASLTEVQKMKTLLWKFWDLDISAKEYAYLKGIILFNSECCVLKCLPYVQSLQQEAQKALMEFISTMFHGSLGRFALILQLITSLRDIDANAVEELFFRPILGEATLNVLLIETLYIKPDWL is encoded by the exons ATGCTGCTTCCTGCCACAGGGAACTCTGCCTCCATGGCCACCAAGATTCCAGCTGAGAAGTTTGGGAAATGTCAGTGTGAGACACACCCTTCTAAAAGCATCCTGTACCAGATCCTTCACCAAGAGCATGCAAGTGAGACCAAGTGGCACCAGCAGCATTGCAGTCCCCACTGCTTCTCAAGAAGCAAAGGCTGCCCTTGTCTGGACAGGAGAAGAGTTGTCCTGAGAACACCAGAAGCCACATGCAGAAGAGCTTCTGAAGTGCTGTTGAAGACTTCAACTTTTATTAGAAACTTACCTTCTTTTTATCACATGCCTTGGGAGGATCAGTTTGTCCTCATACAACAGAACTGGGCCCCTCTTTTTGTCCTGGGCATAGCACAAGAAGGGGTGGATTTTGACCTGAGAGAGATTCCAGCCACCAGcttattgaaaaaaatcctcctcaATCAGTCTTCAAGAGCTATGAACGAACTGGGCAGCTCATCAGCAGGAGCATCTTTAACAGAAGTTCAGAAGATGAAGACTTTATTGTGGAAATTCTGGGACCTGGACATAAGTGCAAAAGAATATGCCTATCTTAAAggaattattctttttaattctg AATGTTGTGTCCTGAAATGTCTCCCTTATGTAcagtcactgcagcaggaagctCAGAAAGCCCTGATGGAGTTTATCTCAACAATGTTCCATGGAAGCCTCGGCAGGTTTGCTCTGATTCTTCAGTTAATCACGTCTCTTCGAGACATTGATGCAAATGCTGTTGAAGAGCTCTTCTTCAGGCCCATCCTAGGAGAGGCCACCCTAAATGTACTACTTATAGAAACCCTGTACATCAAGCCAGACTGGCTTTGA